The Candidatus Denitrolinea symbiosum DNA window CGCTATCAGCGCATTTTCTGCGCTCTGTTTGCCAACTCTAAACTTAAGTAAGAAAGCAGCCATCGCGATCTAGCCTATGTGAGTCTCTCCCTTATTTTGAAATTCCATAATCTCGATCGAAGCCAGAATCAGCGTGACGTAATGGATGTTTTCCAGATCCAACATATAGTTTCGACGAATTTTGTCGATGCGATATTTGACCGTCTTCGGGTGGAGGAATAGCGCATCGGCGGTTCGTTTAAGGCTGCGGCTGTTCTTCAAATATGCAGACAGCGTCACGTACAGTTCCTCCGAATCGGCTTGCAAGCGGACCAACTCCTCCGGCACGAAATCCAACAATTTCACCTTTTCCTTGCCGAGGAAGAGCTTAAAAAGGCCCAAATTTTTATATTCACGAATATTGTTACCAATGTTATTGTGTGAAAGAAAATCCGCCACCAGTTTCGATTGTGTCCCAGCGGCAGCGATCTCGCGCACAGGAAATAGGTTGCTCAGACCGCCGAAGAAACGGATAGGTTCGGACAGACGCTCTTCCGCGATACTCTGAGCGGTCAAAGCATTAATTTGAGCGGCGTCAAAATAACCGGGCTGGCGTCTGGATGAAGACAGGACATACTGATCATAGCGCGGCGTCGTGTAGTAAACCATATGGCGATAGTTTCGTTGAATCTTGGCGCGCAGGGTGTTTTTCATGGCATATAGCGCAATCTGATCGCTCTCGCCCGCGCCTGAAAAATTAATCGTCAACACCTGGCACGATCCTTCCGGGTCGATCTCCAGCTCGGCGCAGGCAGATAAAAACTCCGTCGAATCGTTGATCATGCCGCGCAGCAGATCATTAACCAGCGTGTTCCTATTCCACATCAACCTCTGCTTGCCCGAATACTCTCGCAGCAGGTTCAATTGCAGACAGCGGATTAGGTTCTCAATAATTACGATATCGTCCTCGTCAAGCTGGTGATGATAAGTTTCATGGATCGCCAAAGTTTCAACAGCATCTTCCATTGAAAACTCAACCAGAACCACACTGGGATATTTCTGATTGGCGGAATTTTCGCTGCGACATTGATAGCGTTTATAGCCAAAGGTCATGTATTCGGAATGGAATAGTTCCCGCTCAGCCTCAATTGTAAATTTAGCAAGCTGTTTATTGGTACTGATACTAGCGCGCTTGCCTCTTTTCATCAGAGTCATCTCAAGCCCCAAAAAGGCTCTAAATCGAAGCAAAATTTCACGCAGACTCAGCATCTCCAGCGCCATTTCCGAGCCGATCTTACTGACCTTGTAATACAGCGCCAGCCGTTGTTCACGGATACCGAGAATAAAAGTCAAAACTTCAACAATGATATCTTCGTACTTGGTTGCCCCGCTGATACGGATAAGCGGAATTTCAAAAGTTTTACACAAATTGACGAATTGCTCAGGAATCTCGCTGATTAGACGGTCAACCTTAATGATGATGCAGCTAATGCCGAGTTGTTTTATTTTGTCACAAAAGACTAACAACTCTTCGTCGCTGTGGCTTTGCAACGCGAAATAACTGGTCAAGATCGCCATTCCTGGCTTTCCCCACTTTTCGATATCGGTCGCTTCCAGGATGTTGATGCCTGTCACGAGCAGGTTCCAGTCTTTCACGTCTACAATCAAATCCGCTCCCTGAAGGCTTGTGCAATTAAGAAGGTCTCGTATTTTCATAGGATGGTTCCAAATCCCTTGTTTTATCTCTTAGAGATAAAAAATTATAACAAATTTCCCTTATTTTGCTAATGACGGAGAGACGCCTTTTGAGTAGACTTAATCAGACCAAATTACTGCTCGAAGTTCGAGCAGACTGAAACGCCAAACGTAATCCGATAATCTCGATCTCAGGAGGATCCATGTTGCGAACGATCATCAAAAAGAACAGCTACCAGGACTCTATTAACCTGATGCTGCTCACCAACGAAATAAACACCATCGAGGGCGTTATCCAATGCTCCATCATGATGGGGACGGATGCCAATAAGGATATTTTCAAAAGCACAAATCTGCTAACCGAGGAAGCCAAAACGGCTTCACCTACCGACATGGTGATGGTGATGGAAACGAACAATGACGATGTTGTCGACCATGTATTGAAGAGAGTCGACCAATTCTTGTCGGACCTCTCGGTCAAAAAACAGCAAAGCGGCGTCGTTGAAGCCAACACGCTGGACGAAGCGCTTGAGATCATGCCCGACGCCAATCTGGCGCTTTTCTCCATTCCTGGCGAATACGCGGCCGACGTGATGGAACAGGCGCTTGAGCGCAATTTGAACATTTTTTCCTTCACCGACAACGTTTCCGTTGAGGACGAGGTCCGGTTGAAAAAATTAGCCCATGAAAAAGGCTTGGTGATGATGGGCCCCGATTGCGGCACCGGCATTCTTTCGGGTATCCCATTGGCTTTTACAAACGTGGTTAAGAATGGCAACATTGGAATCGTCGGCGCATCCGGCACGGGCATCCAGGAAGTCTCTTCTCTGATCGATCGGCTGGGCAGCGGCGTGACTCACGCCATTGGCACTGGCGGGCGCGACCTGAGCGACGCGGTGCAGGCGATAACCGTGAAAGACAGCCTGATCGCGCTTGAAAATTACGCCCCCGCTGATGTAATTGTGCTGATCTCCAAGCCGCCGGCAAAGTCGGTGCGCGATGAAATTGTAAATCTACTTCACAACCTCTCTAAGCCAGTGGTCGCCATTTTCCTGGGAGAAAACCCGACTCAGCACGAAAACAACGTTTACCTGGCGCACACCCTCGAAGAAGCCGCGCGCATCGCGGTGGACTTAGCCAATGGCAATTCCGTAAAAAAGAATTACCTGCAGCCGCTCGACAATCAAGTAACGAACACGCTCCCACAAGATCTGACCGTCAAGGGATTGTATTCCGGCGGCACCCTGGGCGGCGAAGCAGCCATGCTCATTTCGCAGGCTCTCGATCTAGGAGAGATCATCCACAAGGAAGGCTACCTGCTCAACGAACGCGGCTATCAGGTGATCGATTACGGCGACGACATGTACACTCAAGGTCACCCCCATCCAATGATTGATCCAGCCACCCGCATTGACGCCATCAAGAAATATGGGGCTGACCCTAAAACTGGCATCATCCTGCTGGATGTAGCGCTCGGTTACGGTTCACACCCCGATATGGCTGGAGTTCTGGCGCCCGTAATCCGCGAAACGCTCGAAAACGCTCGCAAAGCAGGCCGACAGCTTTATGTTGTCGCCACAGTTTGTGGAACCCGGCAAGATCCGCAAAATTATGACCAGTCGGCGGCAACGCTCAAGGCGGCCGGCGCGCTGGTGGAAGATAGCAACGCAAAAGCGGTACGTCTGGCGCTGCAACTCAAGGGCGTTACTTACACCGAAGTCGACAAACAGGTCGTCGGTCGCGATTTCCAAAAAGTAGCCCTACCCCAACCCAGTAGTCCATTGATGACATTGTTGACCGCCAAGCCGCGTGTTATCAACATTGGTCTGGAAAGCTTCAACGAATCGATCCGCAAATTTGGCGGTAAATCAGTGCAATATTCCTGGCGGCCAATTGCTGGCGGTAATAAGAAACTCATCCGCATTTTGAACAGGATTTCCAAACTCGAGTCGGTCGCGGCCGCCAACCAGCAGGTTATCGAGCGTATGCGCGACTCGCAGCCCTTCCTGGTGGACGTCGTGCCCGCCAAGTCCGTGATCGAGGCGCTAAATCGTAAGGTGTTGCTGCATGCCGGCCCGCCCATCCAGTATTCAGAAATGACCGGGCCAATGCAAGGCTCGTGCGTCGGCGCCGCGTTGTTTGAGGGTTGGGCGAAAGACGAAGCCGAGGCGCGTCGTATGTTGGAAGCCGGTGAAGTTGAATTCATGCCCTGTCACCATGTCAACGCGGTAGGCCCCATGGGCGGCATCACCTCCGGCAACATGGCAGTGTTGGTGGTCGAAAACAAGGCGGATGGCACGGTTGCTTATTGCACCATGAACGAGGGCATTGGCAAGGTGTTGCGCTTTGGCGCATTTAGCGAAGAGGTCGTCAATCGCCTGCATTGGATGGCTGACGTGCTTGGTCCAACCATCGCGAAAGCCGTCAAAAGCACGCCAGACGGCATCAACCTGAATGTTGTCATCTCCAAGGCAATCACCATGGGTGATGAGTTCCATCAGCGTAACATTGCCGGCACCCTGGTGCTGTTGAAGGAATTGGTCCCATTGATCGATGCGCTGGAGATGGATCGCAAGGACAAGCAGGACGTACTCCGCTTCCTGGCGAACACCGATCAGTTCTTCTTGAACGTGATGATGGCAGTGGGCAAGGCGATCGTTGACTATGCCCGCAAGATCCAAGAAGGCACCGTAGTAACCACGATGACCCGCAACGGCAAAGATTTCGGCATCCGGATTGCCGGAATGGGCGATGACTGGTTCACCGCGCCGGTCAACACGCCGCACGGGCTGTACTTCACCGGTTACACCGAGGAGGATGCCAATCCCGATATCGGCGACAGCGCCATCACCGAAACCGTGGGAGTAGGCGCAATGGTGACCGTGGCCGCTCCAGCCGTGACGCGTTTCGTGGGTTCCGGAGGCGGTTATGACGATGCTCTGAGAGTGTCGAATGAGATGAACTCGATTTGTCTGTCCAACAATCCCAATTGGAGTATCCCGAACTGGAATTTCAAGGGCGCCTGTCTGGGCATTGACGCTGTCAAAGTCGTCGCCACGGGCATCACCCCGCTGATCAACACCGGCATCGCCCACAAAAAGGCGGGAGTCGGACAGGTCGGCGCCGGAACGGCGACCGCCCCACTGGCCTGTTTCGAAAAAGCCATTCTTGCCTACGCCAAAAAACTGGGAATTGACGCCGAATGATCTCAGGTTCTTTGTCTGGGGTAATGAGTTCCTCATTACCCCAGATTCTCGCCCGCTCCCGAAATGGGAAAATCCACAGCCTTTTCAGCCAGAGTTTTAATATCGGCTTCGAGCAGGGTTTGGTTCACATTCGTCGGGCGGGCGGGCAACTTTCCAGCTTTGGCATGCGGATTTCGGACAGCCAGATGGACGATATCCTTCCCAGTCTGGAAACGGGCGATTTGGTGAAAACAAATGGCGTCACCCTCACTATCTACCCCACATACGGCCCCATTGTTCAGATTGAAACAGCCCGGCTGCAGAGTATTGACTTGTCGCTGCATCCGGTTGAAACGGCGCCGCGGCGGTTGGCAATCCTCCGCCAGGCGCTGGAAGCGGTCAATGCCGCCGCGTCGCTTGGCTTGGCGCTCACAGAGCAAGACTGGGTCCATTTAAACACCCTAATCCAGGAAGATGTTCACTCTGAAGCATTCCAAGCAGCAGCGCGCTACCTTGTGGGCCGGGGTAAGGGACTGACGCCCAGCGGAGATGATATTTTGCTGGGCTTTTTCCTGGCGTTAAAACTGTTTGGGCAAGCCTCAGGTTTGACGCAGCCGCTGCTCGATTTCATCGAACGCAGCACCACCAGTATCAGCGCGGCTTATCTGAGAGACCTGGCGAATGGTTATATCAGCGAGTATTTCCAAATGTTTTGCCAGGCGACTGCCCTGGAAGATCCTGACAGATTGAGGTCGGCTATCGAACAAATCACAACAATCGGTTCCACATCAGGCTACGACTCGTTGATGGGTATGAGTCTTGGCGTTACGAAACTCGAAGGCAGGTCAAAAGCCTCCTTCGTCAGTAAGCGTTTGTTTTTCAACCCCACCTTTTTCAAACAATGTTTGGAGGAATGAAATGGCACAAGCCCAAGGCAAGTCCAAAAAGAAGATCGGAATGACCACCTGGATCTTAATTGCCGTCGTGCTCGGCATGCTCTTCGGTCTGCTCGTCCCAGCCAATCCGATCGTCACCGACATACTTAAAACGATTGGACAGATTTTCCTTCGTCTCATTCAGATGTCCATCATTCTGCTGGTGATGGGACAGATCATCCAGGCTATCGGCGGACTGAAAATGAACGAACTCGGCAAGATCGGATATAAGACGCTAGTAGTCTTTTTCCTCAGTTCGTTGATCGCGTCTGTGTTTGCGGTTGTGATCGGCTACCTGTTGAAACCAGGCGCCGGGCTGGACCTGTCGGCGATTCAAACAACGGTGACCGTGGAAGCCAACAAGACCACCATCTGGGACACGTTGTTAAACTTCATCCCCATCAACGCAATCAAAGCCATGTCCGACGGCAATATCATGCAAGCCATCATCTTCGCGTTGTTCTTCGGGATTGCCATCAGCTTTGTCGGCAAGGATAGCAACCTGGCGCTCTTTGACATGATCAAAGAGTTCAACAGGGTCATCTTGCGCGTGATCACTATGATCATGCAGGTCGCTCCCTATGGCGTGTTCGCTTTGATCGCCTCCTCGATCGCTTCGTACGGTATCCAGGTGGTTATTCCTCTGGCAAAATACCTTGGGGTTTTCGCGGTCATTGACCTGGCTTTCATTACTGTCTACATCCTGGTTGTATCCGGCGTAACTCGGGTGGGCATTGGCGATATCGTTCGCGGGCTGGGACGCATGTCAGCCATGGCAGTCGCCACCGGCTCCTCGGCCGTCACCCTGCCCACCGCCATGCAGGATGTGGAGAACAAACTGGGCGTTGGCAAAAAGGTCAGCCGAATCATGATGCCTCTGGGCGTCACGCTCAACAGCAACGGGGCTGCCATCCACATGACCATCACCCTAATCACCATCGCGCAGATGTATGCCGTGTCCTTCTCGGCTGGCGACATCCTCTTCATGGTCATTCTGTGCACTCTGGCATCGGTGGCAAACGCAGTTGTACCCGGCGCCGGGATTGTCTCGTTAACCATTGTCGTACCGCAGATGGGGCTGCCGCTCGAATCCATCGCGCTGTTCGCTGGCATTGAAATCTTTGTCGGCATGCTTCGCACCATCCTCAACGTGGACGGCGATGCGCTGGCAGCCATGCTGGTGGCCAAGAGCGAAAACGTGATTGATCTCGAAAAAGTCAAGCGCGCTCGCAACCTCTCGGATGAAGAATTGGTTGAACTTGCCGCCAAGGAACAAGCTGAGGAAGAAGAACTGACCAGGAACCTGGCTCCCGAAGCCACCCGGTAATGTTTTGTTAAAGATCCAAATGCCTCCCTTTATCTGAAGGAAGGCATCTGGTCCATCATAGCAGCCTGAGCGGAACGGCATTGAGGTATTCAGGATGGTTCAGGACAAAAGAAAAGCAGGCATGACCACAATCATCACGCTCTCCATGATCCTGGGCGTGGCGTTTGGATTGATCACGGGCAAAAATTTTCCGTTTATCGAGATGTTGGGACAGCTGTTTCTACGGCTGATCCAAATGTCGATCATCCTGCTCGTCACCGGGCAGATCGTCGAAGCCATCGGTGGGATCAAGCCCAGCGAAACCGGCAAGATTGGCGCGAAAACCGTCGCCATTTTTGCCGTATCCACCTTCCTTGCAGCCTTCTTTGGCATATTGATGGCGGTCGTATTCAAACCCGGCATTGGAGTTGAAATTTCGAGTATTGAAGCGAGCGTGGATGTGACGGCTGGAAAAGCCAGCGCCATCGCCGACACGATGTTGGGATTCTTCCCGACCAATATCATGCAAGCAATGGCCAACGGCATCATCGTCCAGGTGATTGTATTTGCCATCTTTGTCGGATTGGGACTTAGCTACATTAACCGCGATGGGATATCGCTCCTGTATAAAACGCTGGTTGATTTCAACAAAATCATCATGCGCATCATCCAAATGGTGATGTACTTCGCGCCGGTCGGCGTTTTTGCCCTGGTAGCTTCGTCAATCGGCAAGTTCGGAATTGAAGTAATCATCCCTCTGGCCAAGTATTTAGGCGTGTACGGACTGGGCACACTGCTGTTCTTGATCGCATGGGTGGCAGTGGTGTCAACCTACACGCGGATCAATCCGATTGAGATTGTCAAGCGCGTTACGCGTATGTCGCTGGTGGCGCTGGCAACCACCTCTTCGGCAGTAACGCTGCCGATTGAAATGGAAGACGCTGAAAATAAGTTGGGCGTAACCAAGGATGTGAACAAGATTGCCCTCCCGTTGGGAGTCAGCCTGAACAGTAACGGCGCCGCCATGCATATGGCTATCACCATCATGACCATAGCCCAACTATACGGCGTATCTTATACTTTCAGCGACATGGTCTATATCGTCGCGCTGACGGCGTTCGCTTCGCTCGCCAATGCGGTAGTGCCCGGCGCGGGACTGGTTTCGCTCTCGATAGTTGTGCCGCAAATGGGCTTGCCGCTTGAAGCCATCGCGCTGTTTGCGGGCATAGAGTGGTTCGTGGGTATGCTGCGCACGATCCTAAACGTCGACGCCGACACCTTCACTTCGATGTTGGTGGCTAAGAGCGAAAACAAACTCAACTATGCTGTGTACGATAAAAATCCAGGACTTGTGTAACTGATGTTACGCATGGAGCTGGCGAAAGCGAACGAGCCAGGCATGAAGCCGCGAAGACGCAAATTCACAAAGAGTCTTTGAATATTGGCGTTGTGGCGCCCCAAAAAACAGATAATCATTTGCTCCTTTAGATTTTAGATAGGATGGAGAGTTTTCATGCTTCCCATTCCACCAGGCATGAGCGCCGAAACCTCGTAACGTTTCTGCGCGCCCATCGAAACCATCGTCAGGAGGCGATTCGGATAGGAATATGGAAGCGACCGTGACTTTGTTCCAAGTGGCAGTTCGTTACATAAGAGCCAATAGACTTTATCCGAAATTTAATTGGGACACTGATTCACGCTGACAAACGCAGATTTTTCTTCTCGAATCAGCGAAATCAGTTTTCATCTGCGTTCCTAAATACTTATTACGGATAAAGTCTTATCTTTCTACCTCGGGGAGCGTCCAATTGAGAAAGGAAAAAAATTTGCCACAGAGAGCGCAGAGTTCTCAGAGAAAGGAACTCTCAAAATCTCTGCCTGCACTGTGCCGCAGGCACATGTGTGTACTCTGTGGCTAAAAACGCTTCGTTGGACACTCCCCTACCTCGCGGCGGGAATTACTTGTACTGCCAGCCGAAACTGACGGATGTTTGCCCGCCCGTCTGGACGGTGATTTGCAGGCTTCCGTAGGGTGGCGCTGTCCACGCGCCCGAACCGAGGATGGCGGAGTTATTGGCATCGCCTGTGGGAACGCTGACGCAATAGGTCGAGCCATACAAACTGCCAAAGGAAAATTTTCCTTGCGCGTCAGTCGTGACGGCGATGGGCACAGGGCTGTTCGGACTGGGCAGGCTGGCGCATGGTCCCAGTTGCAGGAGGACGGTCACGCCCGCGAGATTCGGTTCGCCGACCTGTTGTATGCCGTCGGGTTGCGGCGAATCGTTCCAGACGTTGCCCGAAACGACGGCGTCGGGAATGGCGTCCTGCATGTCGGCGGCGGTGAAAGCCTGCCCTTTTGTCACGATGACGTTGAGCGTATAGGACGACCCGTCTGGTCTTTGCAGGTTGAGACAGTACGCGCCGTTGAAGTTCCCAGCGAGCAGGTAGCGACCGCTGTTATCCGATTTTGCGCTCGCGAGGCGCGCGCCGCCCAGCCCGCAGTTTCCTTGTTGCAGCCAGACTTCGCGGTTTGCCATTAACTGGTCGTCGAAGTCATATTTAAAGTTGCCGTTCAGGTCTTGATAGACGAAGCCCGAAATCGTAGTCACGGCTGGCGAAGCGATGACGAGTTTGAGCCACAGCGGCGAGTCCTTTTTACCCACGCCGAATCTGCTCCCGTTCGGCGACTGGAATTTCCAGTGACTTTCGTACGCGCCAGGGTAGATGGGCGCAGTCATGTCCAAACTCAGGTCAATGGTCTGACCTGGAGCGGTTACGAACGGCAGAGCCAGACGGTCATAAGGCGTGAGCAGGGTCCCGTCTGTGAAGACGAGGCTGTAACGATTATCCCAGGTACACGTTCCCGTATTTTTGACGCGCCATGTTTTGACAAAGGCGATCTCTGGCGCGAGGACGCTTCCGTCGGGGATGGAAACATCCGCTACAAATTCGGCGGCGTTGACGCACGCTCCCGTTCCCGACGATGAAGCGGTTGGCGCGGCGGCGGACGCTGTCGCGGTCGGGAGGGCGGTCGCGGTGACCGTGCTGGTTGGCGTCGCGGCGATGGGGGTATCCGTCGGCGCGACGGTGTTGACGACGGCTGTCGCTTGCGC harbors:
- a CDS encoding purine catabolism regulatory protein, which produces MIVDVKDWNLLVTGINILEATDIEKWGKPGMAILTSYFALQSHSDEELLVFCDKIKQLGISCIIIKVDRLISEIPEQFVNLCKTFEIPLIRISGATKYEDIIVEVLTFILGIREQRLALYYKVSKIGSEMALEMLSLREILLRFRAFLGLEMTLMKRGKRASISTNKQLAKFTIEAERELFHSEYMTFGYKRYQCRSENSANQKYPSVVLVEFSMEDAVETLAIHETYHHQLDEDDIVIIENLIRCLQLNLLREYSGKQRLMWNRNTLVNDLLRGMINDSTEFLSACAELEIDPEGSCQVLTINFSGAGESDQIALYAMKNTLRAKIQRNYRHMVYYTTPRYDQYVLSSSRRQPGYFDAAQINALTAQSIAEERLSEPIRFFGGLSNLFPVREIAAAGTQSKLVADFLSHNNIGNNIREYKNLGLFKLFLGKEKVKLLDFVPEELVRLQADSEELYVTLSAYLKNSRSLKRTADALFLHPKTVKYRIDKIRRNYMLDLENIHYVTLILASIEIMEFQNKGETHIG
- a CDS encoding acyl-CoA synthetase FdrA; its protein translation is MLRTIIKKNSYQDSINLMLLTNEINTIEGVIQCSIMMGTDANKDIFKSTNLLTEEAKTASPTDMVMVMETNNDDVVDHVLKRVDQFLSDLSVKKQQSGVVEANTLDEALEIMPDANLALFSIPGEYAADVMEQALERNLNIFSFTDNVSVEDEVRLKKLAHEKGLVMMGPDCGTGILSGIPLAFTNVVKNGNIGIVGASGTGIQEVSSLIDRLGSGVTHAIGTGGRDLSDAVQAITVKDSLIALENYAPADVIVLISKPPAKSVRDEIVNLLHNLSKPVVAIFLGENPTQHENNVYLAHTLEEAARIAVDLANGNSVKKNYLQPLDNQVTNTLPQDLTVKGLYSGGTLGGEAAMLISQALDLGEIIHKEGYLLNERGYQVIDYGDDMYTQGHPHPMIDPATRIDAIKKYGADPKTGIILLDVALGYGSHPDMAGVLAPVIRETLENARKAGRQLYVVATVCGTRQDPQNYDQSAATLKAAGALVEDSNAKAVRLALQLKGVTYTEVDKQVVGRDFQKVALPQPSSPLMTLLTAKPRVINIGLESFNESIRKFGGKSVQYSWRPIAGGNKKLIRILNRISKLESVAAANQQVIERMRDSQPFLVDVVPAKSVIEALNRKVLLHAGPPIQYSEMTGPMQGSCVGAALFEGWAKDEAEARRMLEAGEVEFMPCHHVNAVGPMGGITSGNMAVLVVENKADGTVAYCTMNEGIGKVLRFGAFSEEVVNRLHWMADVLGPTIAKAVKSTPDGINLNVVISKAITMGDEFHQRNIAGTLVLLKELVPLIDALEMDRKDKQDVLRFLANTDQFFLNVMMAVGKAIVDYARKIQEGTVVTTMTRNGKDFGIRIAGMGDDWFTAPVNTPHGLYFTGYTEEDANPDIGDSAITETVGVGAMVTVAAPAVTRFVGSGGGYDDALRVSNEMNSICLSNNPNWSIPNWNFKGACLGIDAVKVVATGITPLINTGIAHKKAGVGQVGAGTATAPLACFEKAILAYAKKLGIDAE
- a CDS encoding dicarboxylate/amino acid:cation symporter, translating into MAQAQGKSKKKIGMTTWILIAVVLGMLFGLLVPANPIVTDILKTIGQIFLRLIQMSIILLVMGQIIQAIGGLKMNELGKIGYKTLVVFFLSSLIASVFAVVIGYLLKPGAGLDLSAIQTTVTVEANKTTIWDTLLNFIPINAIKAMSDGNIMQAIIFALFFGIAISFVGKDSNLALFDMIKEFNRVILRVITMIMQVAPYGVFALIASSIASYGIQVVIPLAKYLGVFAVIDLAFITVYILVVSGVTRVGIGDIVRGLGRMSAMAVATGSSAVTLPTAMQDVENKLGVGKKVSRIMMPLGVTLNSNGAAIHMTITLITIAQMYAVSFSAGDILFMVILCTLASVANAVVPGAGIVSLTIVVPQMGLPLESIALFAGIEIFVGMLRTILNVDGDALAAMLVAKSENVIDLEKVKRARNLSDEELVELAAKEQAEEEELTRNLAPEATR
- a CDS encoding dicarboxylate/amino acid:cation symporter, producing the protein MVQDKRKAGMTTIITLSMILGVAFGLITGKNFPFIEMLGQLFLRLIQMSIILLVTGQIVEAIGGIKPSETGKIGAKTVAIFAVSTFLAAFFGILMAVVFKPGIGVEISSIEASVDVTAGKASAIADTMLGFFPTNIMQAMANGIIVQVIVFAIFVGLGLSYINRDGISLLYKTLVDFNKIIMRIIQMVMYFAPVGVFALVASSIGKFGIEVIIPLAKYLGVYGLGTLLFLIAWVAVVSTYTRINPIEIVKRVTRMSLVALATTSSAVTLPIEMEDAENKLGVTKDVNKIALPLGVSLNSNGAAMHMAITIMTIAQLYGVSYTFSDMVYIVALTAFASLANAVVPGAGLVSLSIVVPQMGLPLEAIALFAGIEWFVGMLRTILNVDADTFTSMLVAKSENKLNYAVYDKNPGLV